One genomic region from Salinicola endophyticus encodes:
- a CDS encoding DsbC family protein gives MKAMLASVPLLALLAPMPLLAATVVTDAKIPPALKALVINGNSVTPDSVRPVEIQGPLYEVRLPSGETFYSDAQGRRMIVGTLYDNAPDGLTDVTEQHSRQDRLAQLKALPAASTVDFPAQGEEVGRITVFTDTTCPYCQKLHQEIDQLTAAGVAVRYVPFPRAGSQSPAAHQLAQALCAASPTDAMDRAFQGETLTDQPTQRCQSAVEDGFQLGQRFGVKGTPTIVLPDGEIGEGYVPAEQLIQAINTAH, from the coding sequence ATGAAAGCGATGCTGGCCAGCGTTCCGTTGCTGGCGCTTCTGGCGCCCATGCCTTTGCTCGCGGCTACTGTGGTCACGGACGCGAAGATCCCCCCCGCGCTGAAGGCGCTAGTGATCAACGGCAACTCGGTCACCCCCGACTCGGTTCGTCCCGTCGAGATCCAGGGGCCGCTCTATGAGGTCCGGCTGCCTAGTGGCGAGACCTTCTACAGCGATGCCCAGGGGCGGCGAATGATCGTCGGCACGCTCTACGACAACGCTCCCGATGGCCTCACCGATGTCACTGAGCAGCACAGCCGACAGGATCGTCTGGCACAGCTGAAGGCATTGCCGGCGGCAAGCACAGTAGATTTCCCTGCCCAGGGCGAGGAGGTGGGCCGAATCACCGTGTTCACTGACACAACGTGCCCCTACTGCCAGAAGCTGCATCAGGAGATCGATCAGCTGACGGCGGCCGGGGTCGCCGTGCGCTACGTGCCGTTCCCGCGCGCCGGCAGTCAGTCACCAGCCGCCCATCAGCTGGCTCAGGCCCTTTGCGCTGCATCACCCACCGACGCCATGGACCGCGCTTTCCAAGGCGAGACGCTGACGGACCAGCCCACACAGCGTTGCCAGAGTGCCGTCGAAGATGGTTTCCAGCTGGGGCAGCGTTTCGGGGTGAAGGGTACGCCCACGATCGTGCTGCCCGATGGTGAGATCGGGGAAGGCTACGTGCCAGCGGAGCAGTTGATTCAGGCAATTAACACTGCTCACTGA
- a CDS encoding conjugative transfer ATPase, with protein sequence MSFNALMNRWFGGSEQPGSGEQQSAPGSVRPRAIPRGKPITERDIDELYKRAPSFANYLPFIEYLPESQSFLMDDCRSVGIVAEIVPLATEGRSEEWLTAKRDLIEGAFQDALPQHDHSPWVAQIYAQDEVDYREIMAQLRAYIDCPDPGSNRASSGLLETTYTQEWLQQFERHLKSISQEGGVFHDDVVTQTRWKGQTRRTRLVLYRRLNRQTQTRRGQPLSPEEEANLVYDRLASALDGVGLSLRRYDGRAFHRWMVAWLNPRPALSADDPQAFYEMVEYPGDAHLPYDYDLGADVLFNAPESDAEKGLWYFDGLPHRCLVVDELRRCPDIGHITGEVKRQGEQSKVSNALMDVLPEGTIMAMTIVASPQEPLEDHVNRLKDKAHGDSVLASNVRKDCEKAKALMGERHYLYQSSLVFYVRGDDESDLRQRCQALSTKLYQASLKPVEPEDEVASLNTYLRWLPMAFDPDKDARNRWYTAYNYVQHLANLSPFFGRARGTGRPGLTAFNRGGETLSFDPFNLLDREKNAHAFISGPTGAGKSATLTAICAQLMAVRRPKLFLIEVGNSFGLLADYFERNGLSVNKVKLAPGSGVSLAPFLEAHRLLEDEYARRRADEDAEARALGEHDDRMPAPVDEEEENLDEDKRDLLGEMEITARLMITGGEEEEERRFRRSDRRMVRDAIMRAARLTFEQERPCKAEDVRDALFAISSDPDVHEDTRRRANEMGMNIGLFCDGFDGEVFNSAGEPWPECDVTLVDIATYAREGYGAQLALSVISITNMITNLAERTQYDGRHIVQITDESHIVTVNPLLSPFFVKVGKMGRKLMYWLWFATQNVEDFPDAAEKLLNMIEWWICLVMPPDEVQKIKRFKSLSPAQEQLLLSATKISKKYTEGVVLASTVESLFRVVQPSLYLALSGTEGDEKSARRNIMLEKRCSELDAAIHIAKQMDAARGFIEEDAYDTREGATS encoded by the coding sequence ATGTCGTTCAATGCGCTGATGAACCGCTGGTTCGGTGGTAGCGAGCAGCCTGGTAGCGGCGAGCAGCAGTCGGCGCCGGGGAGTGTGCGTCCGCGCGCGATACCGCGTGGCAAACCGATAACCGAGCGTGACATCGACGAGCTTTACAAGCGAGCTCCGTCTTTCGCCAACTACCTGCCGTTCATCGAGTATCTGCCAGAGTCGCAGAGCTTTCTGATGGATGACTGTCGCTCGGTGGGAATCGTCGCCGAGATCGTGCCGCTGGCCACGGAAGGCCGCTCGGAGGAGTGGCTCACCGCCAAACGCGACCTCATCGAGGGGGCATTCCAGGATGCCCTGCCTCAGCATGACCATTCCCCGTGGGTGGCGCAGATCTACGCCCAGGACGAAGTGGACTATCGCGAGATCATGGCGCAGTTGCGAGCCTACATCGACTGTCCCGATCCGGGCTCGAATCGGGCGTCGAGTGGGCTGCTCGAGACGACCTACACCCAGGAGTGGCTGCAGCAGTTCGAGCGCCATCTCAAGTCGATTTCCCAGGAAGGCGGCGTCTTCCATGATGACGTCGTGACGCAGACACGTTGGAAGGGCCAGACCCGCCGGACCCGGCTGGTGCTCTACCGGCGCCTCAACCGGCAGACCCAGACGCGGCGGGGGCAGCCGCTATCGCCGGAGGAGGAGGCTAACCTGGTCTACGACCGGCTGGCATCGGCTCTGGACGGCGTGGGTCTCTCGCTGCGTCGCTATGATGGTCGCGCTTTCCACCGCTGGATGGTGGCCTGGCTCAACCCCCGCCCCGCACTGTCAGCTGACGACCCCCAGGCGTTCTACGAGATGGTGGAGTACCCCGGCGATGCGCACCTGCCCTATGACTACGATTTGGGTGCTGACGTGCTGTTCAACGCGCCGGAGTCCGATGCCGAGAAGGGGCTGTGGTACTTCGACGGCCTGCCGCATCGCTGCCTCGTCGTCGATGAGCTTCGCCGGTGCCCGGACATTGGCCATATCACTGGTGAGGTCAAGCGCCAGGGCGAGCAGTCCAAGGTGTCGAATGCGCTGATGGATGTCCTGCCCGAGGGCACGATCATGGCGATGACGATCGTCGCCTCGCCGCAGGAGCCCCTCGAGGATCACGTCAACCGGCTCAAGGACAAGGCCCACGGCGACAGCGTACTGGCCTCGAACGTGCGCAAGGACTGCGAAAAGGCCAAGGCCCTCATGGGGGAACGGCACTATCTGTACCAGTCGTCGCTCGTATTCTATGTCCGCGGCGACGATGAGAGCGATCTTCGCCAGCGGTGTCAGGCGTTGAGCACCAAGCTGTACCAGGCGAGCTTGAAACCCGTCGAGCCGGAAGATGAGGTCGCCTCGCTCAATACTTACCTGCGCTGGCTGCCGATGGCCTTCGACCCCGACAAGGACGCCCGCAACCGCTGGTATACCGCCTACAACTATGTCCAGCACCTGGCCAACCTGAGCCCGTTCTTCGGCCGCGCAAGAGGGACTGGTCGACCGGGGCTGACAGCGTTCAACCGCGGCGGTGAGACCCTTTCGTTCGATCCTTTCAACCTGCTCGATCGTGAGAAAAACGCCCATGCCTTCATCAGCGGGCCGACCGGCGCGGGCAAGTCGGCAACGCTGACCGCCATCTGTGCCCAGCTCATGGCGGTGCGCCGGCCGAAGCTGTTCCTTATCGAGGTCGGAAACAGCTTCGGGCTGCTCGCCGACTATTTCGAGCGCAACGGCTTGAGCGTCAACAAGGTCAAGCTCGCGCCTGGCTCTGGGGTATCCCTGGCGCCTTTTCTCGAAGCCCACCGGCTACTCGAGGACGAGTATGCACGTCGTCGCGCGGATGAGGATGCCGAAGCGCGTGCGCTGGGAGAGCATGACGACCGGATGCCGGCGCCGGTCGACGAGGAAGAAGAGAACCTCGACGAGGATAAGCGCGATCTGCTGGGTGAAATGGAAATCACCGCGCGCCTCATGATCACAGGGGGAGAAGAAGAGGAAGAACGGCGGTTTCGGCGCTCCGACCGGCGGATGGTGCGCGATGCCATCATGCGCGCTGCTCGCCTGACGTTCGAGCAGGAACGACCGTGCAAGGCCGAAGACGTGCGTGACGCCTTATTCGCTATCTCGAGCGATCCCGACGTTCATGAGGACACTCGACGCCGCGCCAACGAGATGGGCATGAATATCGGCCTGTTCTGTGACGGCTTCGATGGCGAGGTGTTCAACTCGGCCGGCGAGCCCTGGCCTGAATGCGATGTGACACTGGTCGACATTGCCACCTACGCCCGCGAGGGCTACGGCGCGCAACTCGCGCTCTCGGTCATCTCGATCACCAATATGATCACCAACCTGGCCGAGCGCACTCAGTACGACGGCCGTCACATCGTCCAGATTACTGACGAGAGCCACATCGTGACGGTCAACCCCTTGCTGTCCCCGTTTTTCGTCAAGGTCGGCAAGATGGGGCGCAAGCTCATGTACTGGCTCTGGTTCGCGACCCAGAACGTCGAGGATTTTCCCGACGCCGCGGAGAAGCTGCTGAACATGATCGAGTGGTGGATCTGTCTGGTGATGCCACCCGATGAGGTGCAGAAGATCAAGCGCTTCAAATCGCTGTCGCCGGCGCAGGAACAGCTGCTGCTGTCGGCGACGAAGATCTCGAAGAAGTACACCGAGGGCGTGGTGCTGGCTTCCACGGTCGAATCGCTGTTCCGTGTCGTGCAGCCGAGCCTCTACCTCGCTCTCTCTGGTACCGAGGGTGATGAGAAGAGCGCGAGGCGAAACATCATGCTAGAGAAGCGCTGCTCCGAACTCGATGCCGCTATTCACATCGCCAAGCAGATGGATGCTGCCCGCGGCTTTATCGAGGAAGACGCATACGACACCCGTGAAGGAGCCACGTCATGA
- a CDS encoding DUF2726 domain-containing protein has translation MSAGDFSEVVTLLSIPALCLGGLCLGWVIMMLIGRGRRSLPYAAQPQLNSAAEQAFLSAVSRAVGSGAMIACKVRIADVLQVRFRQRHPRDQRWWRYFRLISSKHVDIVLCEPLGGRILAAIELDDRSHLRRDRRRRDRFVDDAFSSAGVPLLRFPVQGRYDSEAIRDRLKASLGTSPLQLEGSSE, from the coding sequence ATGAGTGCCGGCGACTTCTCGGAGGTGGTGACACTGCTGAGTATCCCTGCGCTCTGTCTCGGGGGGCTCTGCCTGGGCTGGGTGATCATGATGCTGATCGGCCGCGGCCGGCGGTCGCTGCCCTACGCTGCGCAGCCGCAGCTCAACAGCGCGGCTGAGCAGGCCTTCCTCAGTGCGGTGAGCCGCGCCGTGGGCTCGGGCGCGATGATCGCCTGCAAGGTCCGCATCGCGGATGTGCTCCAGGTTCGCTTCCGTCAGCGTCACCCGCGCGATCAACGTTGGTGGCGGTACTTCCGGCTGATCAGTTCCAAGCACGTCGACATCGTGCTGTGCGAGCCACTGGGCGGGCGGATTCTCGCGGCGATAGAGCTAGATGATCGTAGCCACCTGCGCCGTGATCGCCGCCGGCGCGACCGCTTCGTGGATGACGCCTTCTCCTCCGCGGGCGTCCCGCTGCTGCGCTTCCCCGTTCAAGGGCGCTATGACTCCGAGGCGATTCGCGATCGCCTGAAGGCATCTCTGGGCACCTCACCGCTTCAGCTTGAAGGATCATCTGAATGA